The Amycolatopsis jiangsuensis nucleotide sequence GACGGCGAGGACGACTGGTGAGCTGCCGATGGTCGTCATGGTCGCGATGCTGACGGAACTGAGCGAGACAGCGACGAAGTAGCTGGTCTGGAAGAAGGCGAACAAGCCGCCGACGGCGAGCAAGCGGCGTAGCGCTGCCCGGCTCGGGACACGCAGGCGACCGGTGGCGGCGACGTAGGCGAGGCCGGCGACGCCGCCCAGCAGCAGCCGGTACGTGGCGACGGCGAGCGGGTGCAGCCCGGCGAGCTGGCCGAGCAGCGAACCGGAGAGACCACCGGTCCCCCACAGCACCCCGGCGAGGACGAGCGCGGCCGACGAACGGGCGCGCGAGGGCAGGACGACAGAACTGGACATCGGGAGAAACGCTCCTGCGTCGAAGGAATCCGGACTTCATCGACGCGGGGCGGCCTTCCCCTGGCGACGCCGCTTCGCGGCATCACCGACCGGCCGCGGGCCTCCGGCTCACGCGGCGAGGACCACCCCGCTCAGGCGCGTGGCGGCGGGGTGACGAACAGGATCCGATGCACGGGCGGGAGTTTAACCACGGGCGGAGTGCGGGCCAACGAGTTTATCCGGCGGGCGCGACGGCCTGGCGGGTTCGTTCAAGACGGGAAGGGCAGGCGCGACGGTCAGGTAGACCGTTTGAGAAGAGACGGGCGGGCGCGGCGGAGCGCCGGAAAGCCGGGAAGCCGCGGGTTAGGCGGGGACGTCGCCGGTCAGGTAGTGGGCCAGGACGGGGCGCAGCCACCTGATCAGCGTGACATCGTCCATTGTGGACAAAGGTGGGCTGCCCAGTACGTAGCGGGCCACGGCGATGCCCAGCAGGTGCGCGCCGACGAGGGCGGCTCGTTCGGCCGGGCGGTCGCGGGCGACGGTGGCCAGTGCCGGGGTCACCTGGTCGCTCAGGACCTGCAGCAGCGCTTCGCTCGCGGCAGGGTTCGAGGTGGCCGCGCGCAGCAGGGACAGGAACGGGCCGTCCGGGCCCCAGAGTTCGATGAACACCGGCAGCAGCACGTCGGCGACGCGTGCGGGATCCGTTCCGGACAGGTCCGGCAGGCGCACGTCCAGGCGGGAGGCCGCGGCGAACAGGCCGTCCTTGCTGCCGAAGTAGCGCATCACCAGCGCCGGGTCGACGCCGGCCCGTGCGGCGACCGAGCGGATCGTCGTGCGCTCGAAACCGTGCTCCCCGAACCGCACCCGGGCCGCCGCCAGGATCGAGGCCCGGCTGGCCTCGGCGTCACGGGCTCTCGGGCTCATACCGCACAGCCTAATCAACAACCGTTGACTTCGCTCGGAGAGGAAGCGCCATGCCTGTGCGCGCCGTCCAGATCGGTCTCGATCCGGACGTCATCGACTACCGTTCGCCGGACTTCGCCCGCTTTCCCGGCCTCACCCGGGAGAAGCTGCGGGAAGCCAACGACCGCAACGTCGCGGAGCTGCGAGCGGCGGGATACCGGATCGACAACTGCCTGATCGGTT carries:
- a CDS encoding TetR/AcrR family transcriptional regulator, yielding MSPRARDAEASRASILAAARVRFGEHGFERTTIRSVAARAGVDPALVMRYFGSKDGLFAAASRLDVRLPDLSGTDPARVADVLLPVFIELWGPDGPFLSLLRAATSNPAASEALLQVLSDQVTPALATVARDRPAERAALVGAHLLGIAVARYVLGSPPLSTMDDVTLIRWLRPVLAHYLTGDVPA